Sequence from the Amycolatopsis sp. NBC_00345 genome:
CGTGCCGGGCGTGGGCACGATGGACGGCATGACCACAGTCGCGTTCCTGGGCACCGGGATCATGGGCCTGCCGATGGCCGCCAACCTCGCCCGCGCCGGGCACGACGTGCGGGCGTGGAACCGCACCCGTGCCAAGGCCGAGCCGCTCGCCGCCGACGGCGCGACCGTCTTCGCGTCTCCGGGTGAGGCGGTGGCCGGCGCCGATGTCGTCGTCACCATGCTCGCGGACGGGCCGACGGTCGCCGAGGTCTTCGCCGCCGCCGGCGTCGCGCCGGGCACTTTGTGGCTGCAGACCAGCACCGTGGGGATCGAGTGGGCCGGCAAGCTCGCCGAGGCGGCGGAGCGGGCGGGCGTCGTGTTCGTCGACTGCCCGGTGATGGGCACCAAGATCCCGGCCGAACAGGCCAAGCTGCAGGTCCTCGCCGCCGGCCCGGACGACGTGCACGAGCGGGCCGCGGCGGTGTTCGACGCCATCGCCGTGACCACCCGCTGGCTCGGCACCACGCCCGGCACGGCCACGCGGCTCAAGCTCGTGATGAACGGCTGGGTGCTCGCGCTGACCAACGCCACGGCGGAGAGCCTCGCGCTGGCCGACGCGCTCGGCATCGACCCGGCGCTGTTCTTCGACGTGATGACCGGCACCGGTTTCGACGTCGGCTACGCGCGCATGAAAGGCCCCCTCATGCTTTCCGGCGACTACCCGGCGTCGTTCCCGGCTTCGCTGGCTGCCAAGGACGCGCGCCTGGTGGTGGAGGCCGCCGGGGACGCGATCGACGTCGCGGGCGCGAAGGCCGCGCTGGCCCACCTCGAAACCGTCGTCGCCGCCGGCCACGGCGAGGAGGACATGGCCGTGCTCTACCGCGCTGTCACGAAGGAGGCCGGGAACGCTGATTGAGCGGTCCCGCCGCAGGTCGGGAACGGTCCGGCTGCGCTGAGTGACCGACGGGCGGGGCGACACCGCCGAACGGCTGGCCAGGCGGTAACCTCACTGGCACCGAAGACCGCGCAACCCCCGAGGAGGGCCCGTGTCGGCAGGGCAGATCGCCGCGCTGATCGCCGCAGGAGCATTCGTAGTGCTGGTCTTGCTGCTGGCGATCCCGCTGCTCAAGCTCGGCCGCACGCTGGACGAGGCGACCATCGCCATCCGGAAGGCCCACGAGAGCAGCGACCCGATCCTGCTGGGCGCGAACGAGACCATCACGCACGTGAACACCCAGCTCGAGCGCGTGGACGGGATCACCGCGAACGCGCAGGCCGTGACCGGCAACGTTTCGGCGCTGTCGTCGGTGTTCACCGCGACGCTCGGCGGCCCGCTGGTGAAGATCGCCGCGCTGTCCTACGGGCTCAGCAAGGCCGTCCGCGCGCGGCGCCGGAAGCAGGAAGCGAAGGCAGCCGCCCCGGCCCGCCGGAGGAAGAAGTGAAGCGGCTGTTCTGGCTCGGCGTCGGGGTCGTGACCGGCGTCGTGCTGTCCCGCAAGGCCGCCGAAACGGCTCGTCAGGCCACTCCGGCCGGGTTAGCATCGAACCTGGGCGAGGCCGTGCGCGAGCTGGCCGGCGCCGTCGGCTCGTTCGGCGCCGAGGTGCGCGCCGGGATGAGCGAGCGGGAACAGGAGCTGCACGACATGGTCGAGGAACGGTCCGGATTCCCCGCGCCGCAGGGCGCCGCGGGCCGGCACGCCGCCGCACAGCGCCCCGCCCGGCGAGCTCGCCGGGCGGAGGGCTGACCTCGTCGCGTCCCGCGCGAGGAGCGGCGCCCTCCGCCGTCGCCGCCTCCCCGTCTATCCGGCGTGGTGCGTCCGCTCGGACCCGCGCCCCCAGTACAAGGACTGACCCGTGGACACACACGAAATCACCGATCGTTTCCTGCGCCATTTCGAGGGCAAGGGCCACACGCGCGTGCCCAGCGCGCCGCTGATCCTCGACGACCCGAACCTGCTGTTCGTCAACGCGGGCATGGTGCAGTTCAAGCCCTACTTCCTCGGTGAGGCCCCGCCGCCGTACCCGCGCGCGACCAGCGTGCAGAAGTGCGTGCGCACGCCGGACATCGACGAGGTCGGCAAGACCACCCGGCACAACACGTTCTTCCAGATGGCCGGCAACTTCTCGTTCGGCGACTACTTCAAGGAAGGCGCGATCGCCAACGCCTGGGAGCTGATCACCGGCTCCCATGACGAGGGCGGCTTCGGCCTCGACCCGGACCGGATCTGGGCGACCGTCTACGAGGGCGACGCCGAGGCGGCGGGCCTGTGGCGCAAGCTCACCGGGCTGCCGGGCGAGCGCATCCAGGTCCGTGACGGCAAGGACAACTACTGGGACATGGGCGTGCCCGGTCCCGGCGGCCCGTGCTCGGAGATCTACTACGACCGCGGCCCGGGGTACGGCCGCGAGGGCGGCCCGGTGGCCGACGAGGACCGCTACATCGAGATCTGGAACCTCGTCTTCATGCAGGACGTCCGCGGCGAGCAGAGCCCGAAGCTGGGCTTCCCGCCGGTCGGCGAGCTGCCGAAGAAGAACATCGACACCGGCATGGGCGTCGAGCGGGTCGCGACGATCCTGCAGGGCGTCGAGAACGTCTACGAGACCGACCTGGTGCGCCCGGTGATCGGCCGCGCCGAGGAGTTCTCCGGCCGCCGCTACGGCGCGAACCACGCCGACGACGTCCGCTTCCGCGTGATCGCCGACCACGCCCGCACCGGCGTGATGCTGATCGGCGACGGCGTCACCCCCGGCAACGACGGCCGCGGCTACGTGCTGCGCCGGCTGCTGCGCCGCATCGTCCGCTCCACCCGCCTGCTGGGCGTGCAGGAGCCGGTGCTGCAGGCGTTCGCCGAGGTCGTGCGCGACACCATGGGCCCGACCTACTCCGAGCTGGTCAGCGGGTTCGACCGGATCTCCGAGGTCGTCCGCGTGGAGGAGGAGGCGTTCCTCGCCACCCTGACCAGCGGCTCGCGCATCTTCGACCTCGCCGCGGCCGAGACCAAGCGCGACGGCGGCGACGTGCTGGCCGGGGACAAGGCGTTCCAGCTGCACGACACCTACGGCTTCCCGATCGACCTGACCCTCGAGATGGCGGCCGAGCAGGGCCTGAACGTCGACGAGGCGGGCTTCCGCACGCTGATGGACGAGCAGCGCAAGCGCGCGAAGGCCGACGCGGCGACGCGCAAGAGCGGCCACGGCGACCTGTCCGAGTACCGCAAGGTGCTGGAGCAGCACGGCGAGACCGAGTTCCTCGGCTACACCGAGCTGCAGGCGGCCGCGAAGGTCGTCGGCCTGCTCGAAGACGGCCTGCCGGTGCGCAGCGTCGCCGAGGGCCACAAGGCCGAGCTGGTGCTCGACCGCACGCCGTTCTACGCCGAGAGCGGTGGCCAGGTCGCCGACACCGGCGTGCTGCTCGGCGACGGCGTCGAGCTGAAGGTGCTCGACGTGCAGAAGATCGTGCCGGGCCTGTTCGTGCACCGCGTGGAGGTCACCGCGGGCGAGGTCGGGATCGGCACTGAGGTGACCGGATCGGTCGACGGGCACCGCCGGCTCTCGATCGAGCGCTCGCACTCCGCGACGCACCTGGTGCACGCGGCCGTGCGCGGCGCGTACGGCAAGCGCGCGGCGCAGGCCGGTTCGCTGAACTCGCCGGGCCGGATGCGCTTCGACTTCACCACGCCCGGTTCGGTGTCGGCCGACATCCTCACCGAGGTCGAGGAGGAGGTCAACGAGTACCTCCAGACCGACGTCGAGGTGCAGAACTACGTCACCACCAAGGACAAGGCGCTCGAACTGGGCGCGGTCGCGCTGTTCGGCGAGAAGTACGGCAACGACGTGCGCGTGGTCGACATGGGTGACTACTCGCGTGAGCTGTGCGGCGGCACGCACGTGGACCGGATCGGCCAGCTCGGCCTGGTCAAGCTGGTGTCGGACTCCTCGATCGGCTCCGGCGTGCACCGGGTCGAGGCGCTCGTGGGGCCGGACGCGCTGAAGTACGTCCGCAAGGAGCAGCTGCTCGTTTCGCAGCTGGCGAACACCTTCAAGGTGCCCTCGGACCAGCTGCCCTCGCGCATCGAGGACGTGCTGA
This genomic interval carries:
- a CDS encoding NAD(P)-dependent oxidoreductase, which encodes MTTVAFLGTGIMGLPMAANLARAGHDVRAWNRTRAKAEPLAADGATVFASPGEAVAGADVVVTMLADGPTVAEVFAAAGVAPGTLWLQTSTVGIEWAGKLAEAAERAGVVFVDCPVMGTKIPAEQAKLQVLAAGPDDVHERAAAVFDAIAVTTRWLGTTPGTATRLKLVMNGWVLALTNATAESLALADALGIDPALFFDVMTGTGFDVGYARMKGPLMLSGDYPASFPASLAAKDARLVVEAAGDAIDVAGAKAALAHLETVVAAGHGEEDMAVLYRAVTKEAGNAD
- the alaS gene encoding alanine--tRNA ligase gives rise to the protein MDTHEITDRFLRHFEGKGHTRVPSAPLILDDPNLLFVNAGMVQFKPYFLGEAPPPYPRATSVQKCVRTPDIDEVGKTTRHNTFFQMAGNFSFGDYFKEGAIANAWELITGSHDEGGFGLDPDRIWATVYEGDAEAAGLWRKLTGLPGERIQVRDGKDNYWDMGVPGPGGPCSEIYYDRGPGYGREGGPVADEDRYIEIWNLVFMQDVRGEQSPKLGFPPVGELPKKNIDTGMGVERVATILQGVENVYETDLVRPVIGRAEEFSGRRYGANHADDVRFRVIADHARTGVMLIGDGVTPGNDGRGYVLRRLLRRIVRSTRLLGVQEPVLQAFAEVVRDTMGPTYSELVSGFDRISEVVRVEEEAFLATLTSGSRIFDLAAAETKRDGGDVLAGDKAFQLHDTYGFPIDLTLEMAAEQGLNVDEAGFRTLMDEQRKRAKADAATRKSGHGDLSEYRKVLEQHGETEFLGYTELQAAAKVVGLLEDGLPVRSVAEGHKAELVLDRTPFYAESGGQVADTGVLLGDGVELKVLDVQKIVPGLFVHRVEVTAGEVGIGTEVTGSVDGHRRLSIERSHSATHLVHAAVRGAYGKRAAQAGSLNSPGRMRFDFTTPGSVSADILTEVEEEVNEYLQTDVEVQNYVTTKDKALELGAVALFGEKYGNDVRVVDMGDYSRELCGGTHVDRIGQLGLVKLVSDSSIGSGVHRVEALVGPDALKYVRKEQLLVSQLANTFKVPSDQLPSRIEDVLTRLKNAEKEIEQLRTQQVLGSAGKLTDQAQDAGGVSVVAEVVPDVDSNGLRALASDIRGRLGERPGVVALFAPSGDKVAFVVATTAAARDKGIAAGKLVPSFAGAIGGRGGGKPDMAQGGGSNPGGAHQAVTDLRAAVADVAQ
- a CDS encoding DUF948 domain-containing protein, which gives rise to MSAGQIAALIAAGAFVVLVLLLAIPLLKLGRTLDEATIAIRKAHESSDPILLGANETITHVNTQLERVDGITANAQAVTGNVSALSSVFTATLGGPLVKIAALSYGLSKAVRARRRKQEAKAAAPARRRKK